The segment TTTAAATTAATACTTGGGTAAAGACGCTCATACGTTTTATTTACAGTGCCAATTCTTCCAACATAGTTACCAACATCCCAAATAACACTTATTTCATCTCTTTCAAAACGCAATCCTAAATTACCTGATAATTTATTATCTAGGCTAAAATCAAAATTAACAAACCCAGCAATTACATTTAAGTCTGCATTATACCTATCTGCAGTTCCTACATTTAATTTTAACCCGTTATTAAAACCTTCAGAAGTAAATGTTGATGATAAATTATCTATAGAAGTTGCTGTGAAATCCTGGGCATCAACACCAATAAATAAAGATTTAAAAGTTCTTTCTTTATGTCTAAAATTTAATCCGTAGTTTAATGAATAAGGTTTGTTTTCATCTTTATTATTAGCTCCTAAAGCCCATTTGTTTTCTACAAACGCATTGTATTCTGAATCTTGAATTTTTTGACTAGATTTTCTTTGTTGAAAATCTCCAACGTGAGCGTATTGTATTTCATCAGAAGATGTAATATCTAAAATATTTACTTCATTTCTAATTCTATTAGGTTCTTCTGCTAAAACAAAGTTGTAACCTCCAGCCCAATTTAAAGTATTGTTTTCATTCCATTTATGCTCCCCTAACAATTGATTGATAAAAAGAGAAGTTTGTTTAAAGTTCTGGTCTCTTACAAATGCACCTGTTTCTTGCGGATCTTGATCAAAAACAAAACCTAAGCCATTTCTACCTTGCTCATATAATTCATCTACTCCTTTATTAACATAAAGAGTATTGTATTTAATTTTATTATTATCATTCAATCTTAATTTAACATTTATATATCCTGTTGTATTAGAATTAGATCTATAAAGTTCAGTATCTGTAAAACTATTATTTATTTCATTAGTTCTAAATCTTTTAAAATCTCCTTTATAATATGTAAAAGATTTAGCGTGCGAACCTGTTACAAAAACAGCTACGTCTTTTCCAAAAACTTCAAATTTTCTTCCTGCAGAAAAAGACCCATTAAAATCTATTGGACTAGTTATTGTCTCTGTGTCCCAACCTTGATATGTAATTAAATTTTGAAGGGCATATTGTTTTTTATGAAAACCTAAAGAAACATCATTATTAATAACTGTTGTTCTAAAATCATCCGATAGGTTTAACACGTTTGTATTTGAACCTCCAGAAACAGCTATAGAATATTCATTTTTACTAAACTCTTTAGTATTTACATCTACATTACCAGATCCTTGATCTGCATAACTAGAAGTAGTATATGTTTTACTTATTCCAATATTTTTAATAACATTAGTAGAAAATAAGTTCAAATTAATATTCTTATTAGCCACATCGTCAGAAGGAATTGGCAAACCATTCATAGTAGTAGATAAATATCGATCTCCTAAACCTCTAATGTAAATATCTCCAGATCCTTCACTTTTTGTAACTCCAGAGATTTTAGTAGTCGCATTTGCTGCATTAGAAACACCTACTTTAGCTAATGTTTGAGCGCCAATACTTTCTTTTATAACTACAGCTTTCTTTTGATCTAGTAACAATGCAGATGCAGACTCTTTAGTTGAAGATGATTTTACAACAATCTCATCTAAAAAAACACCTTCTTCAGCAGACATTAACTGATTTATAGTTAAAACCCCACCTTCTTTTATTGTAAAAGGTTTCTCTATTGATTTATATCCTAAAAAACTAAAAACAATAACATGGTTACCAGCAGCTACTTTTAAACTGTAGTTACCGTCAAAATCTGTAGTTGTACCAATAGTTGTTCCTTTAATTTGAACATTTGCAAAAGGCAAAGACTCATTATTTGTTTCTTTATCAGTTAACAATCCTTTTAAAGTTCCTCTATCTTGGGCAGCAATAAACTGGCTTAAAGCTAAAAAAGTAATAAATAAAAATTTCTTCATTTTATATGTATAATTTACAATTGCAAAAGTCTCGCGGAATTGTAAATTCTATGTTAGTTTAAAATTATGCTTGTATTACAGAAACATTAACTAAAAGTTAAATCGAAAAAATAGTTAACAATTTTTTAATTTATAGGGCACATTAACTTTATATATCAGTTAGATATTTGTGTTAATCTTTAAAGATTAATTGTCATCATAAACATATTAGTTTTTGTCGACTTATTTTATATGACAAACTGCCTTTAGCTAAGGCAGTTTTTTTGTTTTATTAATACTGTGTTAACATTTAATTAACATAATTACAAGTACTTTGTCACCGACAAAAACTAATAATTATGAAATTTCCTATACTACAAAATGTAGTTATTTTATCCTGTATGCTTGCTTTTTTAAGTATAAGTGCGCAAGAAACAAATGCACCAAAATTTGGAAAAGGTTTGTTTAACTTACTAGGTAAAGACAGTACTTTTACGATGAAAG is part of the Polaribacter sp. SA4-10 genome and harbors:
- a CDS encoding TonB-dependent receptor, translating into MKKFLFITFLALSQFIAAQDRGTLKGLLTDKETNNESLPFANVQIKGTTIGTTTDFDGNYSLKVAAGNHVIVFSFLGYKSIEKPFTIKEGGVLTINQLMSAEEGVFLDEIVVKSSSTKESASALLLDQKKAVVIKESIGAQTLAKVGVSNAANATTKISGVTKSEGSGDIYIRGLGDRYLSTTMNGLPIPSDDVANKNINLNLFSTNVIKNIGISKTYTTSSYADQGSGNVDVNTKEFSKNEYSIAVSGGSNTNVLNLSDDFRTTVINNDVSLGFHKKQYALQNLITYQGWDTETITSPIDFNGSFSAGRKFEVFGKDVAVFVTGSHAKSFTYYKGDFKRFRTNEINNSFTDTELYRSNSNTTGYINVKLRLNDNNKIKYNTLYVNKGVDELYEQGRNGLGFVFDQDPQETGAFVRDQNFKQTSLFINQLLGEHKWNENNTLNWAGGYNFVLAEEPNRIRNEVNILDITSSDEIQYAHVGDFQQRKSSQKIQDSEYNAFVENKWALGANNKDENKPYSLNYGLNFRHKERTFKSLFIGVDAQDFTATSIDNLSSTFTSEGFNNGLKLNVGTADRYNADLNVIAGFVNFDFSLDNKLSGNLGLRFERDEISVIWDVGNYVGRIGTVNKTYERLYPSINLKYELSENQYLRFASSSTQTLPEFKELAPFEYVSPRGRVTKGNPDLEKSEIYNFDLKWEIFPQRGQLFSVTGFHKLIKNPINFSQIRGSSGYFAYSNTGKEATIYGFEIEARTDLIKNNDDEGILNLTANITKMWMEQDLLEDFQYNGITASGLQGASDFIANGSLSFGDKKEKEFVATLTGNYSSDKIFALGSPESKANSDVFYNSEIVEKGFVSLDFVMSKELSKNLSVKLVGRNLLNPDIKQTQFVKSIASAVEINETVLSYKKGSQLSLSFKYTF